TGTATGGATCGGTTCCTTAGTTTTCGCCTGTAGGATCAACCTGTGGAAACAGCGTTTTGTAGCTGTTCTGGCAGATTAAAAACTCGATTTAGGTGGCTTAGGATGAATACCGATACCGAACTTCAATCTGATATCAAAAAAACGACAGGTTGGCTCATTGCAGGCAGTATTTTGCTGATTTTGCTGGGCATTGCGGCGATCGCCATGCCCGGAATTGCGTCTGTTACCTTTACTCTGATACTGGCATGGATCTTGCTGATCAGCGGCATTGTGCGGATTGTAAAGTCCTTTCAGTCCAAGCCTGTGCGTGGATTCTGGCTCAACTTAGTGGTTGGGATTCTGTACGCCATTACTGGACTGTACATTTTGTTTAATCCCGTCATTGGCACAGTATCTCTGACCGCAGCACTGGGAATTCTATTTATTGTGGAAGGCATTTTTGAAATTATCATGTCTTTTCAGGCGCGTCCGGGCGGAGAATTTTCCTGGCTGGTACTACTGGATGGCATTATCACACTGATCCTGGGCATTCTTGTTTGGAACCAGTTCCCATTCAGCGCCATCTGGTTAATTGGGCTATATGTTGGTATTAGCCTCCTATTCAGCGGAATTTCGCTATTGGTGATTGCTCTCTCTGCTCGTAAAACCCTAAGTACAGGTACCCAAGTCTAACTAAACCATGCCGGATACGCCTGATTTTCTTCTGTTTTCTCAACACGGATGGGCAGATGACAACCGCGCCATGATTGATCTGGCCCAGCATGTGGCATCAGATTCTGCCTTAATCATTGCGCCGAACTTAGGATATATCGAAACCTGGTTGCGCATTGAACCTCTGATTCATGTTGTGGAAAGCGTTGCAACTCAGCAGTTGAAGCAGTATCCAGATACCCCCATCCGGATTCTAGGCCACTCGATGGGAGGGTTGATTTGGTTAGAAGTACTCGATCGCCACCCGGAATGGTGGCAACGCATCCATTCCTTAGTCTTGATTGCCTCTCCGGTCGGCGGTGCAGATTT
The nucleotide sequence above comes from Synechococcales cyanobacterium T60_A2020_003. Encoded proteins:
- a CDS encoding HdeD family acid-resistance protein, with the translated sequence MNTDTELQSDIKKTTGWLIAGSILLILLGIAAIAMPGIASVTFTLILAWILLISGIVRIVKSFQSKPVRGFWLNLVVGILYAITGLYILFNPVIGTVSLTAALGILFIVEGIFEIIMSFQARPGGEFSWLVLLDGIITLILGILVWNQFPFSAIWLIGLYVGISLLFSGISLLVIALSARKTLSTGTQV